The Verrucomicrobiota bacterium genome has a segment encoding these proteins:
- a CDS encoding phosphatase PAP2 family protein, producing MSAIINQIIRDLLLLLSGAWQVFKNWWIWFALLLGDGILLMLLLKDTGIDRQVSRFLVVPEGSFLRRMAGEFSYWGDWPTGSLLLILVLLVWGYVRRSRKLQMMALACLLASVFAGIGTNCMRMTVGRPRPFVQVEDGFYGPGAVLKFEKTDDQGFLNSVIHYSGKANRYQSFPSGHASTSVGTAVAILVISPPVGIPLCIGAGFVCWSRMALERHYPSDILVGSMMGIVAGICFGLAGRRSLVSRLKKPDVIEPEIVK from the coding sequence ATGTCAGCGATCATCAATCAAATTATCAGGGATCTACTTTTGCTCCTGTCCGGGGCTTGGCAGGTATTCAAGAATTGGTGGATATGGTTCGCCCTTTTGCTTGGTGACGGTATTTTACTGATGTTACTTCTCAAAGATACGGGTATTGACCGTCAAGTGTCCCGTTTTCTTGTTGTCCCAGAAGGGTCCTTTCTCCGACGGATGGCTGGGGAGTTCAGTTATTGGGGGGATTGGCCTACCGGCAGCCTCCTTTTAATCTTGGTTCTTCTTGTCTGGGGATATGTGAGGCGTTCACGCAAATTGCAAATGATGGCTTTGGCCTGCCTTCTGGCATCGGTATTTGCCGGGATTGGAACAAATTGCATGCGCATGACCGTAGGTCGCCCCCGTCCGTTTGTACAGGTCGAGGACGGGTTTTACGGGCCGGGTGCCGTCTTGAAGTTTGAGAAAACAGACGATCAAGGATTTTTAAATTCGGTGATTCATTATTCTGGAAAAGCGAATCGTTACCAGAGTTTCCCCAGCGGGCATGCGAGTACATCTGTAGGGACAGCGGTTGCAATCCTCGTGATCAGCCCTCCGGTGGGCATTCCCCTTTGTATCGGAGCTGGATTTGTTTGTTGGTCACGAATGGCCCTGGAGAGGCATTACCCTAGCGATATACTTGTGGGGAGTATGATGGGGATTGTGGCAGGGATATGTTTTGGACTGGCTGGACGGCGGAGCTTGGTTTCGCGCCTGAAAAAACCCGATGTGATCGAGCCGGAGATCGTGAAATGA
- a CDS encoding GNAT family acetyltransferase, translated as MSEKITTPDARFSVRKYAPEDRSIVRKICADTGFLGNPIDPLFEDRELFADYLTDYYLSEEPESSFILEVEGVIRGYLLGSRKAIAQKKYDQLHIPLLAVKGLWRYFTRPYHPATKKYVQWILKNSRKEQPLTPENTPHFHINLLADARKVGTTRALIDAYLQYLAQCGEKAVFGQMITYESRRGERMFERYGFKLIDKKKVSKFDGLSGEQVYLCTVLKNLDQGVKLYD; from the coding sequence ATGAGCGAAAAAATCACCACACCCGATGCCCGGTTTTCAGTCCGTAAATACGCCCCGGAAGACAGGTCTATCGTCAGGAAAATTTGTGCGGATACCGGATTCCTCGGGAACCCGATCGACCCTCTTTTTGAAGACCGGGAACTCTTCGCCGATTACCTGACCGATTATTACCTCTCGGAAGAGCCTGAATCATCATTCATCCTGGAAGTCGAAGGCGTCATCCGCGGTTATTTACTCGGAAGCAGGAAAGCCATTGCCCAGAAAAAATACGATCAACTCCATATTCCCCTCCTCGCGGTCAAAGGCCTCTGGCGCTATTTCACCCGCCCCTATCATCCTGCCACAAAAAAATATGTCCAATGGATCCTGAAGAATTCCCGGAAGGAACAACCGCTCACTCCGGAGAATACCCCCCATTTCCATATCAATCTCCTCGCTGATGCCCGTAAAGTCGGCACGACCCGGGCCTTAATTGACGCCTATCTCCAATACCTCGCACAATGCGGGGAAAAGGCTGTTTTCGGCCAAATGATCACCTACGAGAGTCGCCGGGGCGAAAGAATGTTCGAGCGTTACGGGTTCAAGCTCATTGATAAAAAGAAAGTGTCGAAATTTGACGGGCTTTCAGGGGAACAGGTTTATCTGTGTACCGTCCTAAAAAATCTCGACCAAGGTGTGAAACTCTATGACTAG
- a CDS encoding polysaccharide deacetylase family protein — protein MTRAEGTPVSKKLVVSIHDVSPLTLEPVRKMREELRIWGVDKCSLLVIPDHHKKGRTIDSPETLFWLHEAATRGDEIVLHGYNHLKSSAQSSRPWDFLIANYYTAGEGEFQLLDYETALSTLEKGASELRSAGFDPQGFIAPAWLCGREARKAVGDCGFSYTTYLGEIYDYPHNKSIPTQSLVWSVRAGWRRQMSLVWNRSLFSRNISQTILRISLHPPDMIYPQIWTQVESLIKKSLVTRIPDTYLNCIKS, from the coding sequence ATGACTAGGGCGGAGGGGACTCCCGTTTCAAAAAAACTCGTCGTCTCCATCCACGACGTTTCCCCGCTCACTCTAGAGCCCGTGCGCAAAATGCGTGAGGAATTAAGAATCTGGGGTGTCGATAAGTGCAGCCTTCTGGTCATCCCTGACCACCACAAAAAAGGCCGGACGATAGATTCCCCCGAAACCCTTTTCTGGCTCCATGAAGCTGCTACCCGAGGCGACGAGATCGTCCTTCATGGCTACAATCACCTAAAATCATCCGCTCAATCCTCCCGCCCGTGGGACTTCCTGATCGCAAATTATTATACTGCCGGTGAGGGGGAATTCCAATTACTCGATTATGAAACAGCCCTGAGCACTTTAGAAAAAGGGGCCAGTGAATTGCGGAGTGCGGGATTCGATCCTCAAGGATTTATCGCGCCCGCCTGGCTCTGTGGACGAGAGGCCCGTAAGGCAGTGGGTGATTGCGGCTTTTCTTACACGACTTATCTGGGGGAGATTTACGACTACCCACACAACAAAAGTATCCCCACCCAGTCCCTCGTCTGGAGCGTCCGAGCCGGTTGGCGCCGCCAAATGTCCCTCGTCTGGAACCGATCCTTATTCTCACGGAATATCTCCCAAACCATCCTCCGCATCAGCCTCCATCCCCCCGACATGATCTACCCCCAAATCTGGACCCAAGTGGAGTCCCTGATCAAAAAGTCTCTGGTGACACGTATTCCTGACACATATTTGAATTGTATAAAATCCTAA
- the ybeY gene encoding rRNA maturation RNase YbeY, with product MKTKISLSKRVKSLYLNLPKLKRAALKAVDLQPIPHQELEITFVDDAQIAQIHGEYMDDPTPTDVITFPLGEEYAQLIISVDTCKRQALEFGNTFDKELILYMVHGILHLAGYDDRTKKQITQMRKMESELLVKLGLA from the coding sequence ATGAAGACAAAGATAAGCCTCTCGAAGAGGGTAAAGTCGCTCTATTTAAATCTGCCCAAACTTAAACGGGCGGCTTTGAAAGCTGTGGACCTACAGCCGATTCCCCACCAGGAATTGGAGATTACCTTCGTTGATGACGCGCAAATTGCGCAAATCCATGGAGAATACATGGATGATCCGACCCCTACGGATGTGATTACCTTTCCTCTCGGGGAAGAGTACGCCCAGTTGATCATCTCCGTGGACACGTGCAAAAGACAGGCTCTTGAATTTGGCAATACTTTTGACAAGGAACTCATCCTTTATATGGTTCACGGCATCCTCCACCTCGCCGGTTACGATGACCGTACGAAAAAACAGATTACACAGATGCGCAAAATGGAGTCGGAGTTATTAGTAAAGCTCGGCTTGGCTTGA
- a CDS encoding HDIG domain-containing protein → MVRKLLGLLGLHKKFEAPEMRRVYEEGRFSAFFERSIIIKYCIGALAFISTAMILVHDGDIYQIKERLFLSLMVMIVAIAYMNFQLKDVIDRNSKVLLVTVTGLGNLLLAKFLFLYVGPYMVDDLPTFQQPLPMAVFLVPTALAPLLITTLMGVGAGTFIVIFLSVLTAIIFDNSFQMLIIGLLTGFIGVYYTRNVRKRSDLIRAGIWVGLTSLLCACAFGLIHGIHISTLWGHGITESPELRMAVRQALWGVIIGFMTALLAGGILPLLENIFKITTNISWLELCDFNHPLLKEMSISAPGTYHHSLNVANLSESVAEAVKANALECRVCSYFHDIGKMVKPEYFIENSNVERNPHNKLNPQMSALIISAHVKEGVDLAMKYKLNKEIIDVIREHHGTSLITYFYHRAKRLSEDATLGSKILDMNCDDVPDVDENTYRYPGPKPHSKESAIISICDAVEAASRCLQKPTPQRIEDLINGIIEHKIHDGQFDQADLTLGELNIIRGKLVFMLTNMLHARINYPKPDEDKDKPLEEGKVALFKSAQT, encoded by the coding sequence ATGGTCAGGAAACTATTGGGTCTACTGGGGCTACATAAAAAATTTGAAGCACCGGAAATGAGGCGAGTTTATGAGGAGGGTCGTTTTAGTGCCTTTTTTGAGAGGAGCATAATTATCAAGTATTGTATTGGCGCATTAGCCTTTATTTCCACTGCGATGATTTTAGTGCATGATGGTGATATTTATCAGATCAAGGAACGGCTTTTTCTTTCTCTGATGGTGATGATTGTGGCGATTGCTTACATGAATTTCCAGTTGAAGGATGTCATTGACCGGAATTCCAAGGTGCTCTTAGTCACTGTGACAGGGTTGGGGAATTTATTATTGGCAAAATTCCTCTTTTTATATGTAGGCCCTTATATGGTCGATGACCTGCCGACATTTCAGCAGCCGCTTCCGATGGCGGTCTTTTTGGTGCCGACAGCTTTGGCTCCACTTCTGATTACCACACTGATGGGGGTAGGGGCGGGGACATTTATTGTGATTTTCTTGAGTGTACTCACAGCGATTATTTTTGATAATAGCTTCCAGATGTTGATCATAGGTTTGTTGACCGGTTTTATTGGTGTTTATTATACCCGTAATGTCAGGAAAAGGTCCGATCTTATCCGTGCAGGTATCTGGGTGGGATTGACCTCTCTCTTGTGCGCTTGTGCTTTTGGTTTGATCCACGGTATCCATATTTCGACATTATGGGGGCATGGGATTACGGAGTCCCCCGAGCTGCGTATGGCGGTGCGGCAGGCTTTGTGGGGGGTTATTATCGGGTTCATGACCGCTTTGTTAGCCGGTGGTATCCTGCCCCTCTTGGAGAATATTTTTAAAATCACGACGAATATTTCATGGTTGGAACTCTGTGATTTTAATCATCCATTACTCAAAGAAATGTCGATCAGCGCCCCCGGCACATACCACCACAGCCTTAATGTCGCCAATTTATCGGAGTCAGTGGCTGAAGCGGTGAAGGCCAATGCCTTGGAGTGCCGTGTCTGTTCCTATTTCCATGATATTGGGAAGATGGTGAAACCTGAATATTTCATCGAGAACTCGAATGTTGAACGTAATCCCCATAATAAACTCAATCCCCAAATGAGTGCCTTGATTATCTCAGCCCATGTAAAGGAAGGGGTGGACCTAGCCATGAAGTACAAGCTGAACAAGGAGATTATCGATGTCATCCGTGAACATCACGGGACGAGCCTGATCACTTATTTTTACCACCGGGCAAAAAGGCTTTCCGAAGATGCCACTCTGGGCAGCAAAATCCTCGATATGAATTGTGATGATGTGCCTGATGTTGATGAGAATACTTACCGTTATCCTGGTCCAAAACCGCACTCGAAGGAATCAGCCATTATCTCGATTTGTGACGCGGTGGAGGCTGCTTCCCGCTGCCTCCAAAAGCCTACGCCCCAACGGATCGAGGATTTGATTAACGGGATTATCGAACACAAAATCCATGATGGCCAATTTGATCAGGCCGACCTGACTTTAGGTGAACTGAATATCATCCGCGGTAAGCTCGTATTCATGCTGACAAATATGCTTCATGCGCGTATAAACTACCCCAAACCTGATGAAGACAAAGATAAGCCTCTCGAAGAGGGTAAAGTCGCTCTATTTAAATCTGCCCAAACTTAA
- a CDS encoding menaquinone biosynthesis protein encodes MKIASVPYFNAKPLIHGLNDVLLLHPADLACKLREGAIDIGLVPVMEVLEEPGLYDILDGFSISSRGPVQSVVLAHRIPVQEIRAVNVDIHSKTSATLVKIVCERFFGIKPEYIPFDSDGATDAGDAVMLIGDQALKFIDSLKGDDWQITDLGAVWKEFTGLPFVYAVWAARKNTCNWEVFDTLKRAKEEGLAHLDAICAGKHVFSSTRLAMNYLTKNIYYDLNEEEKEGLHQFQKFLMEDKKINVESQLNYINFD; translated from the coding sequence ATGAAAATCGCGAGTGTTCCTTACTTTAATGCAAAACCTTTGATCCACGGGCTCAATGATGTCCTGCTCTTGCATCCGGCGGATCTGGCGTGCAAATTACGCGAGGGTGCAATCGATATCGGGCTCGTGCCGGTCATGGAGGTCTTGGAGGAGCCCGGGCTTTACGATATCCTCGACGGTTTTTCGATTTCCAGCCGGGGACCGGTTCAAAGTGTCGTATTAGCGCATCGCATACCGGTCCAAGAAATACGCGCGGTGAATGTGGATATCCACTCGAAAACCTCGGCGACATTGGTCAAGATTGTCTGTGAACGCTTTTTCGGGATTAAGCCCGAGTATATTCCCTTCGACAGCGATGGAGCCACTGACGCAGGTGATGCTGTGATGCTGATTGGCGACCAGGCATTAAAATTTATTGATTCGTTAAAAGGGGACGATTGGCAAATTACGGACTTAGGGGCGGTCTGGAAGGAGTTTACGGGGTTGCCATTTGTATATGCGGTGTGGGCGGCGCGGAAAAATACCTGTAATTGGGAGGTTTTTGATACTTTGAAGAGGGCAAAGGAAGAGGGGTTGGCTCATCTCGATGCCATTTGTGCGGGGAAACATGTATTCTCATCCACCCGGTTGGCCATGAATTACCTGACGAAGAATATCTATTATGATTTGAATGAAGAGGAAAAAGAGGGGCTCCATCAATTCCAGAAGTTTTTAATGGAAGACAAAAAAATCAATGTTGAAAGTCAATTAAATTATATAAATTTTGACTAG
- the mqnE gene encoding aminofutalosine synthase MqnE gives MIQKAGLGDIWEKVSQGQRISDHDALRLFSNPDINALGAMANFVREQKNGNDATFILNRYINYSNVCILNCQFCAFAKRKNDPEAFEYTVPEVVQMARESLVLGITELHIVGGLHPSLPFEYYLDMLSSLKALDSHLHLKCFTAVEIRHLSWKAKLTVEDTLRKLREAGLGSLTGGGAEIFNPKVREQICRGKETADEWADIHKTWHRMGGRSTCTMLYGHIETLEDRIDHMRRLREIQDETKGFTGFVPLAFHPEGNKLSHIKPSTGWDDLRTLAVSRLYLDNFDHITGYWIGLGLSLAQISLSYGVDDLHGTIVEEKIFHMAGSRTPQEQTQYTLIKAIEEAGRIPWQRDSHYNKVKNSATVPAMV, from the coding sequence ATGATTCAAAAAGCAGGGCTGGGGGATATCTGGGAGAAAGTCTCCCAGGGACAGCGTATCAGCGACCATGACGCACTTCGTCTCTTCAGTAACCCTGATATTAATGCCCTCGGGGCCATGGCGAATTTTGTCCGGGAACAAAAGAACGGCAATGATGCGACATTTATCCTGAATCGTTACATCAATTATTCAAATGTCTGTATCCTGAATTGCCAGTTCTGTGCCTTTGCAAAACGCAAGAATGATCCGGAGGCGTTTGAATATACAGTTCCTGAGGTGGTTCAAATGGCCAGGGAGTCATTGGTCTTGGGGATTACCGAGCTGCACATTGTCGGGGGGCTACATCCCTCCCTGCCATTTGAGTACTATCTGGATATGCTGAGTTCGCTCAAGGCCCTCGATAGTCATTTGCACCTGAAATGTTTTACGGCCGTGGAAATCCGGCATCTTTCATGGAAAGCAAAACTCACTGTGGAAGATACCCTACGCAAATTGCGCGAGGCGGGGCTGGGCTCGCTCACAGGGGGTGGCGCGGAGATATTTAATCCAAAAGTCCGTGAGCAAATCTGCCGTGGAAAAGAAACTGCCGATGAGTGGGCGGATATTCATAAGACTTGGCACAGGATGGGTGGACGGAGCACATGCACAATGCTTTACGGGCATATCGAGACTTTGGAAGATAGGATCGACCACATGCGCCGGTTACGGGAGATCCAGGATGAGACAAAAGGATTCACCGGTTTTGTCCCGCTGGCATTCCATCCCGAGGGGAATAAACTTTCGCATATCAAACCGTCAACGGGATGGGATGACCTGCGCACACTGGCGGTGAGCCGGCTTTATCTGGATAATTTCGACCATATTACCGGTTACTGGATCGGGCTAGGCCTGAGTCTCGCACAAATTTCACTGAGTTACGGGGTAGATGATTTACACGGGACGATTGTGGAGGAGAAAATCTTCCACATGGCGGGTTCACGCACCCCTCAAGAACAGACCCAATACACCTTGATCAAGGCCATTGAAGAAGCTGGGCGCATTCCTTGGCAACGGGATAGCCATTATAACAAGGTGAAAAACTCTGCAACGGTTCCGGCCATGGTTTGA
- a CDS encoding UbiA-like polyprenyltransferase: MDKKSSLFIRLLEFVKFSHTVFALPFAFASGALAVSYFVGQNPFTGPWGFWSWLGVKFVGILLCMVFARTAAMGFNRVADWSIDRKNPRTERRHTLVTKKQGITLVLVSAVLFVASSGILNVLCLILSPVALGIVFFYSLTKRFTSYSHFFLGLALAVAPVGAWVAVTGDLFAWQPFILALAVLFWVAGFDMIYATQDYDFDRKTGLNSLVVKWGIPKALSISRWLHFIMWVFLLLFGLISGLHMPYWIGLAVIAVLLVYQHARARKLDTRAINDAFLKANGWISVIVFITILWDVIVWRK, encoded by the coding sequence ATGGATAAAAAAAGTTCACTTTTTATTCGTCTCCTTGAGTTTGTGAAGTTCTCACATACGGTTTTTGCGTTACCATTTGCATTTGCCAGCGGGGCGCTAGCCGTATCGTATTTTGTGGGGCAAAACCCTTTTACGGGGCCGTGGGGATTTTGGAGTTGGCTAGGGGTGAAATTCGTCGGAATACTGCTTTGTATGGTTTTTGCTCGAACGGCTGCGATGGGGTTCAACCGAGTGGCGGACTGGTCGATCGACCGGAAAAATCCCCGGACAGAGAGGCGGCATACCTTGGTGACCAAAAAGCAAGGGATTACCTTGGTATTGGTTTCGGCGGTATTATTTGTCGCCAGTAGCGGGATATTGAATGTGCTTTGCTTGATTTTATCTCCGGTGGCCTTGGGCATTGTCTTTTTTTATTCCCTGACAAAGAGGTTTACGAGTTACTCCCACTTTTTTCTCGGGCTGGCCTTGGCGGTGGCTCCGGTGGGGGCATGGGTGGCCGTCACGGGTGATTTGTTTGCTTGGCAGCCTTTTATCTTGGCGCTGGCGGTGCTTTTCTGGGTGGCGGGATTTGATATGATTTATGCGACACAGGATTACGATTTTGACCGGAAGACGGGGTTAAATTCCCTCGTGGTCAAATGGGGAATCCCGAAGGCGTTGTCGATATCTCGGTGGTTACATTTTATTATGTGGGTATTTCTTTTATTGTTCGGTTTGATTTCAGGGCTTCATATGCCATATTGGATAGGACTGGCTGTGATTGCCGTTTTATTAGTTTACCAACACGCACGGGCACGCAAGCTTGATACACGGGCGATCAATGATGCCTTCCTTAAGGCTAATGGATGGATCAGTGTCATCGTGTTCATAACGATATTATGGGATGTGATTGTATGGAGAAAATGA
- a CDS encoding Maf family protein, which translates to MIQEKIILASSSPRRADLLRQVGIDFEMIKIDVEEYEPLKLEHLTPEQIVQDNACRKGRVVSEIYPARLVLAADTSVFLDEHVLNKPSDMSDAVRMLEQLAGRTHEVWTGVYLGQKSKGYEEDYAVRTAVTFKPLTRAQIARYFGLVNPLDKAGAYGFQEYGEMIVSSFDGPESNIIGLPIESVLTRLLKIRDNQI; encoded by the coding sequence TTGATACAAGAGAAAATTATTTTAGCGTCGAGTTCCCCAAGGCGGGCTGACTTGCTCAGGCAGGTGGGCATTGATTTCGAGATGATTAAAATCGATGTGGAGGAGTATGAACCCTTGAAGCTTGAACACCTGACCCCCGAGCAAATTGTCCAGGATAATGCTTGCCGGAAAGGGCGGGTGGTTTCAGAGATCTATCCGGCTCGGCTTGTTTTGGCGGCGGATACGAGTGTATTTCTCGATGAGCACGTACTGAATAAACCCTCGGATATGTCCGATGCCGTGCGTATGCTTGAGCAGCTGGCCGGGCGCACCCATGAGGTCTGGACAGGGGTGTATCTGGGGCAGAAATCAAAAGGGTATGAGGAAGATTATGCGGTTCGTACAGCCGTGACATTCAAGCCTCTCACGCGTGCGCAAATTGCGCGGTATTTCGGACTGGTGAATCCCCTCGATAAAGCCGGGGCCTACGGTTTTCAGGAATATGGGGAGATGATTGTTTCTTCATTTGACGGCCCCGAATCGAATATTATCGGGCTACCGATCGAGTCGGTATTGACAAGGCTTCTTAAAATCAGAGACAATCAGATATAG